Genomic window (Streptomyces sp. NBC_01431):
GCCCGCGCCCTCCCTCACACCTTGCGGTAGTCGTACGCCTCGACCGCCGCCGCCTCCACGGCGTCCAGGTCCGCGCCCGCGGACGCGCTGACGACGGCGGCCACCGCTCCCTCCACGAACGGAGCGTCCAACAGCCTTGTCCCGTCCGGGAGTTCGTCGCCCTCCGCGAGCATCGCCTTCACCGTGAGGACGGCGCTGCCCAGGTCGACCAGTACCGCGACGCCCGCCCCCTGGTCCACGGACTCCGCGGCCCGCGCGATCAGCTCGGCGCTGGTGCCGAGGCCGCCGTCGGGCAGCCCGCCCGCGGCTGCCACGGGCGCGGTGACGCCGCCTCCCGCCAGCCCCCGGGCCAGCTCGGCGACGGACGCCGCGACCGCGGCGCTGTGCGAGACCAGCACCACTCCGACCGGTGCCCCGGGCCCGCTCACGCGGCGGCCTCCACGAGTGTGGCGATCAGCAGCGCGGACGAGGCTGCCCCCGGATCCAGGTGCCCGATGGACCGCTCGCCCAGATAACTGGCCCGCCCCTTGCGAGCCTGTAGGGGTACGGTCGCGAGCGCACCCGCGTCGGCCGCGGCGGCTCCCGCCTCGAAGGACTCGCCGAGCGCCGCGACCGCGGGCAGCAGGGCGTCCAGCATCGTCTTGTCTCCGGCCGCCGCCCCGCCCAGCTGCGAGACCGCGGCGACGCCGGATCCGAGGGCCTCGGCCAGCTGCTCCAGGTTCACCTCGGCGGCGTCCCCGAGCGCCTTGCCGGTGCGCCGCAGCAGCGTCCCGTACAAGGGACCCGACGCACCCCCGACGGTGGAGACCAACTGCCGCCCGGCCAGCGTCAGTACGGCACCCGGGGTGCCAGGGGCCTCTTTCTCCAGGACCGCAATCACGGCGTGGAAGCCGCGCTGGAGATTGGCGCCGTGGTCGGCGTCCCCGATCGCCGAATCGAGATCGGTCAGCCGGGCCGCCTCCCGGTCCACGGCGGCGGCGGTCGCGGACATCCAGCGGCGGAAGAACGCGGCGTCGAGCACAAGCCCTCCTTCAGGCATCGGTTCAGCGACCCCAGCGCAGTGCGGACGTCTCTACCGGGGCGTCCCACAGCCGCAGCAGCTCCTCGTCGACCTGGCAGAGCGTCACCGAGCAGCCCGCCATGTCGAGCGAGGTCACATAGTTACCCACGAGCGTACGGGCCACTGCCACGCCCCGCTCGGCGAGCACCCGGTGTACCTCCGCGGCGAATCCGTACAGTTCGAGCAGGGGAGTGGCGCCCATCCCGTTGACGAGCAACAGGACGGGACTTGACGGCCGCAGATCCTCCACGACGGCCTCCACGGCGAAGTCCGCGATCTCCCTCGACGTCATCATCGGCCGCCGCTCGCGCCCCGGCTCGCCGTGAATGCCCACCCCCAACTCCAGCTCGCCGGGCGGCAGATCGAAGGTCGGGCTGCCCTTGGCGGGGGTGGTGCAGGCGCCGAGCGCCACCCCGAAGCTCCGGGCGCTCCCGTTCACCTGCCGGGCGATGGCCTCGACACGCTCCAGCGGCGCGCCCTCCTCGGCGGCCGCCCCCGCGATCTTCTCCACGAACAGGGTGGCGCCGGTGCCGCGCCGACCCGCGGTGTAGAGGCTGTCGGTCACCGCCACGTCGTCGTCGACCAGCACCTTGGCGATCCGCACGCCCTCCTCCTCGGCGAGCTCGGCCGCCATGTCGAAGTTGAGCACGTCGCCGGTGTAGTTCTTGACGACGAACAGGACTCCCGCGCCGCTGTCCACGGCCGCCGCCGCCCGCACCACCTGATCGGGCACCGGCGAGGTGAACACCTCGCCGGGACAGGCGGCGGAGAGCATTCCCGGTCCCACGAACCCCGCGTGCAACGGCTCGTGCCCGGACCCGCCGCCCGAGACCAGGCCGACCTTTCCGGCCACGGGCGCGTCACGGCGTACGACCACCCGGTTCTCGACATCGACTGTGAGGTCGGGATGCGCGAGCGCCATCCCGCGCAGCGCGTCCGCGACGACGGTCTCGGGCACATTGATCAGCATTTTCACGCGTACCTCCAAGGGGGCCGGCCTGGTCGGCCGACCTCTCGCCGGGTTCCTGATGGATGCGTCAGACATAGGGGGCGGGCACATGTGCGGGACGGCCCCAGTATCACGTCAAGGTGAGGTTCCGGCACATGTTGTGGCCGGCGGTATGCCGGGCGCGACCTCAAGAACCCGTCGCGATTCGGTCATGTACAGCTCATGAAAGGGCAAGGATTCCGCACGTCGCCGTCTGTTCATTTCCCGGGTCTACTCGCATAGACCGTCGTGGTGGTGTCATGCCGTCAGAAGCCCGGCGCACCGGTGCCGGGCTCCGACCGATGGAGCACCCCCACATGCGCCCCATATCCCAATTCGCCGCCGGCGCCTGCGCGCTGACCCTCGCCGCCGCGGGTCTCGTGCTCGGCACCGCCACCGCCCATGCCGCCCCGGCGAGCACCAGCGCCTCCTGCTCGCAGGCGTATCTGCCGCTGCCCGACTCGGTCTGCACGCCGGGCGCCTGGAACCCCGATGTCACCCAGGGCACGATCAAGTCCACGATCTGCGTATCCGGCTGGACCTCCACGGTGCGCCCTCCGACGTCGTACACCAATCCGCTGAAGGTCCAGCAGATCGCCGCGTACGGCTACAGCGACACCAGCACCTCGGACTACGAGGAGGACCACCTGATCCCCCTCGAACTAGGGGGCGACCCGCGCGACCCGCACAACCTGTGGCCCGAGCCGCGCTACGGCAATGAGCCCGCGCAGAGCAAGGACACGGTGGAGAACCGGCTGAAGACCGCGGTCTGCAACGGGCAGGTCCCCCTCAACGACGCGCGCGACGCGATCGCCACCGACTGGACCACGGCGCTGGCGAACCTCGGTCTCTGAGAAGCCGGATCCCCTACCGGCCGGAGTGCATCGCGTTCTCGACCACATCCGGACGGTTGGTGATGATCCCGTCCACACCCAGTTCGATCAGTCGGGTCGCCGCGGGCGCGCTGTCGACGGTCCAGGTGTTCAGGCGCAGCCTCAGCCGGTGCGGTCCCCTGAGGGCGTGCACGGCCTTGGCGTACGCCGAAGTCACCCCGTGCTGCTCGGCGTTGATCTCGTCGGAGAAGACGGCGTACTGCTTGAGCTGGGTGACGGGCGGGTTGCCGAGGAAGCCGGTGCGGACCGCCGGGCGGAGCCGGTGAGTGGTGCGCAGGGCCGGCGCGCTGAAACTCTGGACGACCAGGCGCCGGGCCAGATGCGGCCGGTCGAGCCAGCCGGCCCGGCCCAGCGTGTCCAGGGCCTGGCGTTCGATGCCCGGGTAGAGCTCGGGCTGCTTCAGTTCGAGGAGCAGGCCCTGGCCGGTGTGGTCGAGCAGACCCAGGTACTCCTGGAGGGTCGGGATGCGTTCGCCCCGGAACCGCGGGGCGAACCACCCGCCCGCGTCCAGCTGCTTGATCTCGGCCAGGGTGAACGAACTCACCGACCACGGCGCCCGCTTGGGGTAGCGCTTCTTGACGTCGGTGGTGCGGGCCAGGGTGGTGTCGTGGATGACGACGAGGGCGCCGTCGCGGGTGCGCTGGACGTCGTTCTCCACCCATGAGATGTGGAGGTCGGCTGCTCGCTGGACGGAACTCAGCGTGTTCTCCGGCGCGTACGCGGAGGCTCCGCGGTGCGCGAAGACGGTGACGCCCCCGCCCGGGTCGGCAGAGGCGGCCTGAGCGGGCAGGGCGAGGGCGAAGACCCCGCAGAGCGTGGTGATGGCGGTGGTCACGGCGGTGCGGGGGCGCATGCGCATTCCTCACGACGGCACGGATCGCTAATCCGCCGAGGGTGCCAGCCCGCCGCCGCGTATCGCGCCGTCGCCATGG
Coding sequences:
- a CDS encoding PTS-dependent dihydroxyacetone kinase phosphotransferase subunit DhaM → MSGPGAPVGVVLVSHSAAVAASVAELARGLAGGGVTAPVAAAGGLPDGGLGTSAELIARAAESVDQGAGVAVLVDLGSAVLTVKAMLAEGDELPDGTRLLDAPFVEGAVAAVVSASAGADLDAVEAAAVEAYDYRKV
- the dhaL gene encoding dihydroxyacetone kinase subunit DhaL translates to MLDAAFFRRWMSATAAAVDREAARLTDLDSAIGDADHGANLQRGFHAVIAVLEKEAPGTPGAVLTLAGRQLVSTVGGASGPLYGTLLRRTGKALGDAAEVNLEQLAEALGSGVAAVSQLGGAAAGDKTMLDALLPAVAALGESFEAGAAAADAGALATVPLQARKGRASYLGERSIGHLDPGAASSALLIATLVEAAA
- the dhaK gene encoding dihydroxyacetone kinase subunit DhaK translates to MLINVPETVVADALRGMALAHPDLTVDVENRVVVRRDAPVAGKVGLVSGGGSGHEPLHAGFVGPGMLSAACPGEVFTSPVPDQVVRAAAAVDSGAGVLFVVKNYTGDVLNFDMAAELAEEEGVRIAKVLVDDDVAVTDSLYTAGRRGTGATLFVEKIAGAAAEEGAPLERVEAIARQVNGSARSFGVALGACTTPAKGSPTFDLPPGELELGVGIHGEPGRERRPMMTSREIADFAVEAVVEDLRPSSPVLLLVNGMGATPLLELYGFAAEVHRVLAERGVAVARTLVGNYVTSLDMAGCSVTLCQVDEELLRLWDAPVETSALRWGR
- a CDS encoding glycerophosphodiester phosphodiesterase, with the translated sequence MRMRPRTAVTTAITTLCGVFALALPAQAASADPGGGVTVFAHRGASAYAPENTLSSVQRAADLHISWVENDVQRTRDGALVVIHDTTLARTTDVKKRYPKRAPWSVSSFTLAEIKQLDAGGWFAPRFRGERIPTLQEYLGLLDHTGQGLLLELKQPELYPGIERQALDTLGRAGWLDRPHLARRLVVQSFSAPALRTTHRLRPAVRTGFLGNPPVTQLKQYAVFSDEINAEQHGVTSAYAKAVHALRGPHRLRLRLNTWTVDSAPAATRLIELGVDGIITNRPDVVENAMHSGR